In one window of Candidatus Deferrimicrobiaceae bacterium DNA:
- a CDS encoding class I SAM-dependent methyltransferase: MTEASGGRRGADTFAFGRNWERFVEKNFSDERVEISRKHLLDFLEMPDLKGKYFLDVGCGSGIHSLAAFRSGAARIVSFDIDSFSVKTTERLRAMAGNPPHWQVLSGSVLDKAFVDGLEPADIVYSWGVLHHTGSLWEAVRNTAGRIAPGGLFYLALYEKTADSAYWIATKQKYNRSSQTTRWKMEVASVYRNYFLGRSTRQRLSALKEILTYKRNRGMAFWTDVRDWVGGWPYEPSTPQEVTEFVAGLGLSMRKVKTGEANVEYLVAREGG; encoded by the coding sequence ATGACCGAGGCTTCAGGGGGACGGCGGGGCGCCGACACGTTTGCGTTCGGCAGAAACTGGGAGCGATTCGTCGAGAAGAATTTCAGTGACGAACGGGTCGAAATCTCCCGGAAGCATCTGCTCGATTTTCTCGAAATGCCCGACCTCAAGGGAAAATACTTTCTCGACGTCGGCTGCGGCAGCGGGATTCACTCGCTGGCGGCATTCCGCTCCGGGGCGGCGCGCATCGTCAGCTTCGACATCGATTCGTTTTCGGTCAAGACCACGGAGCGGCTTCGCGCGATGGCCGGCAACCCGCCACACTGGCAGGTGCTCTCCGGCTCCGTCCTCGACAAGGCGTTCGTCGACGGGCTCGAACCCGCGGACATCGTCTATTCCTGGGGCGTCTTGCACCACACCGGATCGCTGTGGGAGGCCGTCCGCAATACGGCCGGACGGATCGCGCCGGGCGGTCTCTTCTACCTCGCCTTGTACGAGAAGACGGCCGACTCCGCCTACTGGATCGCGACGAAGCAGAAGTACAACCGGTCCTCGCAAACCACCAGGTGGAAGATGGAGGTGGCGTCCGTCTACCGAAACTACTTCCTTGGGAGATCGACAAGGCAGAGACTTTCCGCGCTCAAGGAGATCTTGACCTACAAGCGCAATCGCGGGATGGCCTTCTGGACCGACGTCCGCGACTGGGTGGGCGGATGGCCGTACGAGCCGTCCACGCCGCAGGAAGTGACCGAGTTCGTCGCGGGGCTCGGCTTGTCGATGCGGAAGGTGAAGACGGGCGAGGCCAACGTCGAGTACCTGGTCGCCAGGGAAGGCGGCTGA